A stretch of Clostridia bacterium DNA encodes these proteins:
- the gatC gene encoding Asp-tRNA(Asn)/Glu-tRNA(Gln) amidotransferase subunit GatC — protein MSISKKEVEHVAKLARLELTEEEKTLYTEELNAVLGFMDTLNQLDISHVPPTSHVLDIKNVFREDVVEPSMEPEEVVANAPAAKDNQFRVPKIM, from the coding sequence ATGTCCATCAGCAAAAAAGAAGTTGAACACGTTGCCAAACTGGCACGTTTGGAACTAACGGAAGAAGAAAAAACATTGTATACCGAGGAACTGAATGCTGTTCTTGGATTCATGGACACTTTGAATCAATTGGATATCAGCCATGTGCCTCCGACCAGTCACGTGCTGGATATCAAAAACGTATTCCGAGAAGATGTAGTGGAGCCTTCGATGGAACCTGAGGAAGTGGTAGCCAATGCTCCAGCGGCTAAGGACAACCAGTTCCGTGTGCCCAAAATTATGTAG
- a CDS encoding ATP-binding cassette domain-containing protein, translating to MITLENISLSMDTEHGKTQILHDINLDLEDHKFYVFTGPNGGGKSSLAKVIMGIYKPDTGRVLLDGKDITALDITQRAKLGIGFAFQHPPRFKGLTIGKLLTLAGWDPKKDPMCSVLKVVGLCPDNYLKREIDDSLSGGELKRIEIASILAKKPKFSIFDEPEAGIDLWSFSRLTETFKDYHSNGTSNGMLIISHQERIMELADEIVLISGGKIDRRGTKDEILKKILHTDAYCDFTCDKEINYGQNS from the coding sequence ATGATTACCTTAGAGAATATCAGTTTATCCATGGATACGGAACATGGAAAAACGCAAATCTTGCATGATATCAATTTGGATTTAGAAGACCACAAATTCTATGTCTTTACTGGCCCCAATGGAGGAGGAAAGTCTTCACTGGCCAAAGTAATCATGGGCATCTATAAACCCGATACCGGGCGTGTTCTTTTAGACGGCAAAGATATTACGGCCCTAGATATAACCCAAAGGGCAAAACTGGGTATTGGGTTTGCCTTTCAGCATCCGCCACGTTTCAAGGGACTGACAATCGGCAAGCTATTAACCTTGGCTGGCTGGGACCCTAAAAAGGATCCTATGTGTTCAGTGCTTAAGGTGGTTGGCCTTTGCCCGGATAATTATTTGAAAAGGGAAATTGATGATTCGCTATCTGGTGGAGAGTTGAAACGGATTGAAATAGCCAGCATTTTAGCCAAAAAGCCGAAGTTCTCTATTTTCGATGAACCAGAGGCGGGCATCGATTTGTGGAGCTTTAGCCGATTGACCGAGACCTTCAAAGACTATCATAGCAATGGCACTTCAAATGGTATGCTCATCATCTCGCACCAAGAGAGAATTATGGAACTGGCCGATGAGATTGTCTTGATATCTGGCGGTAAAATTGATAGGCGCGGCACCAAGGATGAAATCTTGAAAAAGATTTTACATACAGATGCCTATTGTGACTTTACGTGCGACAAGGAGATTAACTATGGACAAAACAGCTAA
- a CDS encoding SufD family Fe-S cluster assembly protein yields MDKTAKELLQKVADIKEVPKGAHSIREDGGSYSLYSTETVKIKAREDKMGIDIHVLPGSKGETVHIPVIITASGLKERVVNTFLIGEGADVNIVAGCGIHNCGTGDSQHDGLHTFHLEKNAKLKYTEKHYGEGDGGKRFLNPKTELVLEKGSQAILEMVQIEGVDDTTRETVVELEDDASLLIQESMLTDSQQRAKSIVDIILKGENADAQIISRSVAKGNSRQEFELKMTGRNHCRGHIQCDSIIMDSAQVSSVPEIRAEHEGASLIHEAAIGRIASDQLIKLMTLGLNTEQAEKVVIESFLNEEV; encoded by the coding sequence ATGGACAAAACAGCTAAAGAACTGTTGCAGAAAGTTGCCGATATCAAAGAGGTACCGAAAGGTGCTCATAGCATACGGGAAGATGGCGGATCCTATAGCCTTTATTCCACGGAAACCGTGAAAATTAAGGCCCGAGAAGATAAGATGGGCATCGACATTCATGTCCTGCCTGGAAGCAAAGGGGAAACGGTGCATATCCCGGTTATTATTACGGCAAGTGGACTCAAGGAAAGAGTCGTCAACACCTTTTTAATCGGAGAAGGCGCAGATGTGAACATTGTGGCTGGTTGTGGCATCCACAACTGTGGTACAGGCGATTCGCAGCACGATGGTTTACATACCTTTCATTTGGAAAAAAACGCAAAGCTTAAATATACAGAAAAGCACTATGGTGAAGGAGATGGCGGTAAGAGATTTCTGAATCCTAAAACGGAGTTAGTTCTAGAGAAGGGTTCGCAGGCTATTTTGGAAATGGTGCAGATCGAGGGCGTAGATGATACGACTAGAGAAACGGTCGTGGAGCTTGAAGATGATGCCAGCCTGCTCATCCAAGAATCGATGCTTACGGATAGTCAGCAAAGGGCCAAGAGTATCGTGGACATCATTTTAAAAGGTGAAAATGCAGATGCCCAGATTATTTCCAGAAGTGTGGCCAAGGGCAATTCTAGACAGGAATTTGAATTAAAAATGACGGGACGCAATCATTGTCGTGGACACATCCAATGCGACTCGATCATCATGGATTCGGCACAAGTCTCTAGTGTTCCGGAAATTCGAGCAGAACATGAGGGCGCTAGCCTGATTCACGAGGCAGCCATTGGACGGATTGCAAGTGACCAGCTAATCAAACTGATGACCCTGGGCCTAAATACAGAGCAAGCAGAAAAAGTTGTAATTGAGAGCTTCTTGAACGAAGAGGTATAG